Proteins from a genomic interval of Rubinisphaera italica:
- the ruvB gene encoding Holliday junction branch migration DNA helicase RuvB, which produces MARKTVVTGAEHQGQIPPGAPPTKTAFAFDDPEHDDDLRPSSLSEVVGQRKVVERIQIILEAAQNRGDALGHLLFEGPPGLGKTTLAMVLPKEMNSDFQITSGPTLRAPKDLLPYLTRASEKSILFIDEIHRLPPAVEEFIYPAMEDFRVDIALGEGLNARTVNMTLKPFTIVGATTRSGMLTAPLRDRFVNRAHFDFYEHDELATLLMRNAKKLKTSLTEEAALELAIRSRGTPRKANNLLRWTRDFAQVRNAPSPISEAVTKEALAMIEVDAIGLEEMDRRYLTTLITVFTGGPAGIQAIGHSMNCPPDTLEDEVEPFLLRQGFIQRTPRGRMVTAAAWEHLKIEPLM; this is translated from the coding sequence ATGGCTAGAAAAACCGTTGTCACAGGAGCAGAACATCAGGGGCAAATCCCACCTGGGGCTCCACCCACCAAAACCGCTTTTGCGTTCGATGATCCCGAACACGATGATGATTTGCGTCCCTCATCACTTAGTGAAGTCGTGGGACAGCGGAAAGTCGTCGAGCGGATTCAAATTATTCTGGAAGCGGCTCAAAATCGGGGCGATGCGCTCGGGCATCTGCTCTTTGAAGGCCCTCCCGGTCTCGGAAAAACCACTCTGGCAATGGTGCTCCCCAAGGAGATGAATTCCGATTTTCAAATCACGTCCGGACCAACTCTCCGCGCTCCCAAGGATTTACTTCCCTATTTAACGCGTGCCAGCGAAAAATCGATTCTGTTTATCGATGAAATTCATCGTCTGCCCCCAGCCGTGGAAGAGTTTATTTATCCGGCTATGGAAGACTTTCGCGTCGATATTGCTCTTGGCGAAGGTTTGAATGCCCGCACAGTGAACATGACCTTAAAACCGTTCACCATTGTGGGAGCGACCACTCGCAGCGGGATGTTGACTGCTCCCCTGCGGGATCGATTCGTCAATCGTGCCCATTTCGATTTTTACGAACACGATGAACTGGCGACTCTGCTAATGCGGAATGCCAAAAAACTGAAAACATCTCTGACAGAAGAAGCGGCTCTCGAATTGGCGATTCGAAGTCGAGGGACGCCGCGAAAGGCGAATAATCTGTTGCGGTGGACACGCGATTTCGCTCAGGTTCGAAATGCACCGAGTCCGATTTCAGAAGCTGTGACCAAAGAAGCACTGGCGATGATCGAAGTCGATGCCATCGGCCTCGAAGAGATGGATCGTCGCTATCTGACGACTCTCATCACGGTTTTTACCGGAGGACCAGCCGGTATTCAGGCCATTGGCCACTCCATGAACTGTCCGCCTGATACTCTCGAAGATGAAGTCGAGCCATTTCTGCTCCGTCAGGGTTTTATCCAGCGAACTCCCAGAGGCCGCATGGTCACCGCAGCCGCCTGGGAGCATTTGAAAATTGAACCTCTGATGTAG
- a CDS encoding MFS transporter has translation MEQTSSPVADDTKYRRELLQPGFLALLATQFFTAFNDNLFRWLVVPIGQNFLGDSAALAWGAVLFTLPYLIFAPAAGFLADRFSKRSVIIACKLAEIFVMSLGVFAIWHGNVYLLLFLVFCMGTQSALFSPAKIGAIPELLSLKALSEGNGLMAMITIAACALGTFAGLKIYDFTYDEAGLLTNLTPIAASLLGIAVIGWIVSFFVRTQPAADVNRKLLLNPIEELRPSLKQLFRDPPLARAALGIAAFYFLAILYQVNIDAFGEHTLHMDKGQIAFLMPMLVLGIGVGSVLAGWISGGMIQLGMVPVGAVGIAFTTMVLGIIGWNVDASSAESINTGYYSTAVWLFLLGTIGSFFYIPLESFLQHRSPHAIRGTILSAANALTNSFMLLAMGMFFVLRENAGLSPAWVFMIAGLLALPIIVISFALYFCDFLRFLQRCISNCLYSVHLHGFDKLPREGGALLVPNHISWFDGSMLCGFAPRFVRFIIYAKYTRVWWLKSFASVFRVIPLSPTEGPKAIIKSLKDARHSVQNGEMVCIFPEGGISRTGRLMTFNKGVLKIVQGTDVPVYPIYIHGMWGSKVSFRNGLLKSPFRWRRRVDIYVGEPRYNIDHVAGLHQAVEEISAESMQDQMLRRPVLPRQFVRSCRSSLFRRKVSDSSSLELTGGKLLASSIAFKRVLERNVYSKSELNIGVLLPPSVGGVLANTALALSRKVSVNLNYTLDDAVMNHCIHDASVKHVLTSKKFIEKKPVQLDAELVFLEDLKEQVKSTDKLIGAIYAYLLPSFLSERMLGLLKIDQNDLLTIIYTSGSTGEPKGVMLSHLNVLSNVESVDYMFSLKHEDTLIGILPFFHSFGYTISMWLVLAMKPAGAYHFNPLDARQVGKLAEKYKGTIILATPTFLRSYVKRIPAEQMSHLWLIVVGAEKLPADLSQACEEKFGVTPIEGYGSTEMSPLVAANQPDHKDENSEFTMNRIGTVGQCVPGVFGKIVDPETHEELPHDKEGLLMVTGANVMQGYLNKPDKTAEVVHDGWYNTGDFGKIDPDGYITLTGRQSRFSKIGGEMVPHIRIEEVLNTLLEQIAPMTNAENDDVVKIRLAVSAVPDEKKGERIVVLHLPLGEYREKLIKELHKSDLPNLWLPGNDGFIEVEEIPLLGTGKMDLKAVKLLAMEHCGQPV, from the coding sequence ATGGAACAAACGTCTTCCCCCGTCGCCGATGATACAAAATATCGCAGAGAATTACTCCAGCCGGGCTTTCTGGCTTTGCTGGCGACGCAATTTTTCACGGCTTTTAACGACAATCTGTTTCGCTGGCTGGTCGTGCCGATTGGTCAGAACTTTCTGGGCGACAGTGCCGCCCTGGCCTGGGGAGCAGTCCTGTTTACGCTGCCTTATCTGATTTTTGCTCCAGCTGCCGGTTTTCTGGCAGATCGTTTTTCTAAGCGATCCGTCATCATTGCCTGCAAGCTGGCGGAAATCTTTGTGATGTCGCTTGGCGTGTTCGCCATCTGGCATGGGAATGTGTATCTGCTGTTGTTTCTGGTGTTCTGTATGGGCACACAAAGTGCCCTGTTCTCCCCGGCCAAAATTGGAGCGATCCCCGAACTGCTTTCTCTGAAAGCGTTGTCGGAAGGAAACGGCTTGATGGCGATGATCACCATCGCCGCCTGTGCTCTGGGAACGTTCGCTGGCTTGAAAATTTACGATTTCACTTATGACGAAGCGGGCCTGCTGACGAACCTGACTCCGATCGCAGCTTCGCTATTAGGGATTGCGGTGATTGGCTGGATTGTCAGTTTCTTTGTGCGAACACAGCCAGCTGCCGATGTGAATCGCAAATTGCTGCTCAATCCGATTGAAGAACTTCGTCCCAGTCTCAAGCAACTCTTTCGCGATCCTCCCCTGGCGCGAGCCGCATTGGGAATAGCCGCGTTTTACTTCCTGGCGATTCTGTATCAGGTCAATATCGATGCCTTCGGCGAACATACCCTGCACATGGATAAAGGACAAATCGCCTTTCTGATGCCGATGTTGGTCCTGGGAATTGGTGTCGGCAGTGTGCTGGCGGGCTGGATTTCGGGGGGGATGATTCAGCTCGGAATGGTCCCAGTTGGCGCGGTGGGTATCGCCTTTACGACAATGGTGCTAGGGATTATCGGTTGGAATGTCGATGCGTCGTCGGCGGAATCGATTAATACCGGTTACTACTCGACGGCTGTCTGGCTGTTTTTGCTCGGAACCATCGGCAGCTTCTTTTATATTCCGCTCGAATCCTTTCTGCAGCACCGCAGTCCACATGCAATTCGTGGCACCATCCTCTCTGCTGCAAATGCGCTGACGAATTCGTTCATGCTACTGGCCATGGGAATGTTCTTTGTTCTGCGCGAAAACGCGGGTTTAAGTCCGGCCTGGGTCTTTATGATCGCCGGATTGTTGGCGTTGCCGATTATTGTGATCAGCTTTGCATTGTACTTCTGTGATTTCCTGCGATTCCTGCAGCGGTGTATTTCGAACTGCCTGTATTCCGTCCATCTGCATGGGTTTGATAAACTCCCGCGTGAAGGGGGAGCGTTGCTGGTTCCGAATCACATTTCCTGGTTCGATGGCTCGATGCTTTGTGGATTTGCTCCGCGGTTTGTGCGATTCATTATTTATGCGAAATATACCCGCGTCTGGTGGTTGAAAAGTTTCGCTTCGGTCTTTCGAGTGATTCCTCTTTCACCAACTGAAGGGCCGAAAGCGATTATCAAATCGCTCAAGGATGCCCGGCACAGTGTGCAGAATGGGGAGATGGTCTGTATTTTCCCCGAAGGTGGGATTTCTCGAACCGGTCGGTTGATGACCTTTAACAAGGGTGTTCTGAAGATCGTTCAGGGAACCGATGTGCCGGTCTATCCGATATACATTCACGGCATGTGGGGCAGCAAAGTCAGTTTTCGGAATGGACTACTGAAGAGTCCATTCCGCTGGCGACGAAGGGTCGATATTTATGTCGGCGAACCTCGTTACAACATTGATCATGTCGCGGGATTGCACCAAGCTGTCGAGGAAATTTCAGCCGAGTCGATGCAGGATCAAATGTTGCGACGTCCAGTTCTTCCCCGGCAGTTTGTCCGGTCCTGTCGTTCCAGCCTGTTTCGCAGAAAAGTTTCCGATTCCTCATCTCTCGAACTGACCGGTGGAAAACTGCTCGCTAGCAGCATCGCCTTCAAACGCGTGCTGGAGCGGAATGTTTATTCGAAGTCCGAACTGAATATCGGAGTGCTGCTGCCGCCCTCCGTTGGTGGCGTGCTGGCGAATACTGCATTGGCGCTGAGTCGAAAAGTTTCAGTCAATCTGAACTATACACTCGACGATGCGGTCATGAATCATTGTATTCACGATGCGAGTGTGAAGCATGTTCTGACCAGCAAAAAGTTCATCGAGAAAAAGCCGGTGCAACTGGATGCGGAACTTGTCTTTCTGGAAGACCTGAAAGAGCAGGTGAAATCGACAGATAAATTGATCGGGGCAATTTACGCCTATTTACTGCCCAGTTTTCTTTCCGAGCGAATGCTCGGATTACTAAAAATTGATCAGAATGATTTGCTGACCATCATCTATACATCGGGTTCAACGGGTGAACCTAAGGGCGTGATGTTATCTCATTTGAACGTGTTATCGAATGTGGAATCTGTCGATTACATGTTCTCGCTCAAACACGAAGATACGTTAATCGGTATTCTTCCCTTCTTCCATTCGTTCGGTTACACAATATCCATGTGGCTGGTACTGGCGATGAAACCGGCTGGGGCTTATCACTTCAATCCGCTCGACGCCCGGCAGGTTGGCAAGCTGGCCGAAAAGTATAAGGGAACCATTATCCTGGCGACGCCAACGTTCCTGCGATCTTATGTGAAACGAATTCCAGCCGAGCAGATGTCTCATCTCTGGTTGATTGTCGTCGGAGCCGAGAAACTACCCGCTGATTTATCGCAGGCCTGCGAAGAAAAATTTGGGGTCACTCCGATTGAAGGCTATGGTTCGACGGAAATGTCGCCTCTGGTCGCTGCGAATCAGCCGGATCATAAAGATGAAAACTCGGAATTCACGATGAACCGTATCGGAACGGTCGGCCAATGTGTGCCGGGAGTCTTTGGAAAAATTGTTGATCCCGAAACCCACGAAGAACTTCCCCACGACAAAGAAGGACTGCTCATGGTAACTGGTGCCAATGTGATGCAGGGTTATCTCAACAAACCTGACAAGACGGCTGAGGTCGTGCACGATGGCTGGTACAACACGGGCGACTTCGGAAAAATTGACCCCGATGGTTACATCACGCTGACAGGCCGACAAAGTCGATTTTCAAAAATTGGTGGCGAAATGGTGCCTCATATTCGGATTGAAGAAGTCCTCAATACGCTGCTCGAACAGATCGCTCCGATGACCAATGCGGAAAATGATGATGTCGTCAAAATTCGCCTGGCGGTCTCAGCCGTTCCTGATGAGAAAAAAGGGGAACGGATTGTGGTACTGCATCTTCCGCTGGGTGAGTATCGTGAAAAGTTGATCAAGGAGCTTCACAAATCCGACCTGCCCAACCTCTGGTTGCCTGGTAATGATGGATTTATCGAAGTCGAAGAAATTCCACTGCTGGGAACCGGCAAGATGGATCTCAAGGCGGTGAAATTACTGGCGATGGAGCATTGTGGTCAGCCTGTTTGA
- a CDS encoding dihydrodipicolinate synthase family protein yields the protein MNPIELIIPNRKIKGYSAILLPLTGTGAVDWNGFDAHVERTYAAGLIPAINMDTGYANLIDSATKVEVLSRTRDIASGKEFVAGAYVGDREGDAFRQSEYHTEIELIDSFGGTSVLFQSYGLTSGTDEEIARRYAALASRTDRFIAFELGTMFAPFGKIYSLDLYSKLLSIPQCIGAKHSSLSRELEWERLLIRNNQRPDFMVMTGNDLAIDMVMYGSDYLLGLSTFAPDLFAIRDRFWETGNNEFYELNDTLQYLGHFAFRVPVPAYKHNAAQFLHLRNWIETDETHVNSPKRPESDRFILQEILDRLQRWM from the coding sequence ATGAATCCCATCGAATTGATCATTCCGAACCGTAAGATTAAAGGATATTCTGCAATTTTGCTACCCTTGACAGGTACGGGGGCTGTCGACTGGAACGGATTCGATGCCCATGTCGAACGAACTTATGCTGCGGGGCTGATTCCAGCGATCAATATGGACACCGGCTATGCGAATCTGATCGATTCTGCCACCAAAGTTGAGGTTCTTTCCCGCACGCGAGATATCGCTTCGGGAAAGGAATTTGTAGCCGGGGCGTATGTGGGTGATCGTGAAGGGGATGCCTTTCGCCAGTCCGAATACCACACGGAAATCGAATTGATCGACAGCTTCGGCGGCACGTCCGTACTCTTTCAGTCCTACGGGTTAACCAGCGGAACCGACGAAGAAATCGCCAGGCGATATGCGGCTTTGGCAAGCAGAACAGACCGTTTTATCGCCTTTGAACTCGGCACCATGTTCGCTCCCTTCGGAAAAATTTATTCCCTCGATTTATACAGCAAGCTTCTCAGTATTCCCCAATGTATCGGTGCGAAACATTCTTCTCTCTCGCGGGAACTCGAATGGGAACGACTCCTAATCAGAAATAATCAACGCCCCGACTTCATGGTCATGACAGGGAATGATCTGGCGATCGATATGGTGATGTACGGTTCCGATTACCTGCTCGGCTTATCGACATTCGCTCCCGATTTGTTTGCAATACGGGATCGATTCTGGGAAACCGGAAACAATGAGTTCTACGAATTGAACGATACGCTGCAGTATCTGGGGCATTTCGCGTTTCGCGTGCCGGTCCCCGCCTATAAGCACAATGCGGCTCAATTCCTGCACTTGAGAAACTGGATTGAAACCGACGAAACTCACGTCAACAGCCCGAAACGCCCAGAATCCGACCGCTTCATCCTCCAGGAAATCCTCGACCGATTACAACGCTGGATGTAA
- a CDS encoding bifunctional GNAT family N-acetyltransferase/carbon-nitrogen hydrolase family protein, whose amino-acid sequence MPALDLSEFEWKTVLRKLTIDDFNELIALQELCFPGMAVWDIAQIESQIANFPEGQLCIEIDGQLAATSSSLMLQYDPDMAWYDWKKVADDGYIRNHNPKGDTLYGIEIMVHPDFRGMKLARRLYEARKEICRQKNLRRIIIGGRIPGYSEHADKLTAREYVDQVFDKKLYDPVLTAQIANGFFLQGLISNYFPTDTHSKGYATFLEWKNLDYLPKSKRRVAHTIEPIRLAVVQYEMRQISGFEDFARQCEFFIDTASEYHSDFVVFPELFTTQLLSCTSVTRPGHAARHLAEYTPQYLDLLTELAVKYDINIIGGSQFVIENETLYNISYLFRRDGTLGKQYKIHITPSERKWWGVLPGDRVEVFDTDCGRVAILICYDIEFPELVRIAAQKGAQIIFVPFNTDTRHGYLRIRHCALARCVENHVYVAVSGCTGNLPFVENSDIHYAQSAIFTPADAEFARDAIAAECNANIETMIIHDVDLEQVRRHKLGGSVQNWNDRRRDLYKVVYKEDGEDREV is encoded by the coding sequence ATGCCCGCGCTTGATCTCAGTGAATTCGAATGGAAAACCGTTCTCCGCAAGTTGACGATTGATGACTTTAATGAATTGATTGCCCTGCAGGAACTTTGCTTTCCCGGCATGGCGGTGTGGGATATTGCGCAGATTGAAAGTCAGATCGCAAACTTCCCAGAGGGGCAACTCTGTATCGAAATTGACGGGCAACTGGCAGCGACTTCGAGCAGCCTGATGCTCCAGTACGATCCCGATATGGCCTGGTACGACTGGAAGAAAGTTGCCGACGATGGCTACATCCGTAATCACAATCCCAAAGGCGATACGCTGTATGGCATCGAAATCATGGTGCATCCCGATTTTCGGGGGATGAAGCTGGCTCGTCGCCTTTATGAGGCCCGCAAAGAGATCTGTCGTCAGAAAAACCTGCGACGAATCATTATCGGCGGTCGCATTCCCGGCTACTCGGAACATGCTGATAAATTAACCGCTCGTGAGTATGTCGATCAGGTTTTCGACAAAAAATTATATGATCCGGTTTTGACCGCCCAAATTGCCAACGGTTTCTTCCTGCAGGGCTTGATTTCCAATTACTTCCCTACCGATACTCACTCCAAAGGCTATGCGACCTTCCTGGAATGGAAGAACCTGGATTATCTTCCGAAATCGAAACGTCGAGTCGCGCACACGATCGAACCGATTCGTTTAGCCGTCGTGCAGTATGAAATGCGACAGATCTCCGGATTCGAAGATTTTGCCCGGCAGTGTGAGTTCTTTATCGATACCGCGTCCGAATATCACAGCGATTTTGTTGTGTTTCCTGAGTTGTTTACGACTCAGTTACTCTCCTGCACGAGTGTAACCCGACCAGGCCATGCGGCTCGGCATCTTGCCGAATACACGCCGCAATATCTGGACTTGCTGACAGAACTCGCTGTTAAGTATGACATCAATATCATCGGCGGATCGCAGTTCGTCATTGAAAATGAAACCCTTTACAACATTTCCTACCTTTTCCGCAGGGATGGAACGCTCGGGAAGCAATACAAAATCCACATCACACCCAGCGAACGAAAATGGTGGGGGGTTTTACCGGGAGATCGAGTAGAAGTGTTTGATACCGATTGTGGTCGGGTCGCTATTCTGATCTGTTACGATATTGAATTCCCGGAACTGGTCCGGATCGCGGCTCAAAAAGGGGCTCAGATAATTTTTGTGCCGTTCAATACCGATACGCGTCACGGCTACCTGAGAATTCGTCACTGTGCCTTGGCTCGGTGTGTCGAGAATCACGTTTATGTTGCTGTTTCCGGCTGCACAGGCAACCTGCCTTTTGTCGAAAACTCCGATATTCATTACGCACAGTCGGCGATTTTCACCCCGGCTGATGCCGAGTTTGCCCGGGATGCCATCGCGGCTGAGTGCAATGCGAACATCGAAACGATGATCATTCACGATGTCGACCTCGAACAGGTCCGCCGTCACAAACTCGGCGGCAGCGTCCAGAACTGGAACGATCGCCGACGCGATCTTTACAAAGTCGTCTACAAAGAAGATGGCGAGGATCGTGAAGTCTGA
- a CDS encoding putative molybdenum carrier protein has product MKSELLVQKIVSGGQSGVDRAALDFALKHGIPCGGWCPAGRRAEDGVIPDCYPLQETEERRYDVRTAANIMDSDGTLIISPEPLLGGTKLTQDLAVKKGKPLLILSPNGLFTADLIEPWLKEHKIEVLNVAGPRESTSPGISRQTGKLLQALIKN; this is encoded by the coding sequence GTGAAGTCTGAGTTACTGGTTCAGAAGATTGTTTCAGGTGGTCAATCGGGGGTCGATCGGGCGGCTCTGGATTTTGCATTGAAACACGGCATCCCCTGCGGAGGCTGGTGCCCGGCAGGGCGTCGGGCGGAAGATGGTGTCATTCCTGATTGTTATCCGCTTCAGGAAACGGAAGAACGTCGCTATGATGTCCGCACGGCTGCGAATATCATGGATTCCGACGGAACCCTCATAATTTCCCCGGAACCGCTGCTCGGTGGTACGAAATTGACGCAAGATCTGGCTGTCAAAAAGGGAAAACCTCTGCTGATCCTCTCCCCAAATGGATTATTCACAGCCGACTTGATTGAACCTTGGCTCAAAGAGCATAAAATCGAGGTATTGAACGTCGCCGGGCCGAGAGAATCGACCAGTCCGGGAATTTCTCGTCAGACGGGAAAGCTACTGCAAGCGTTGATCAAGAATTGA
- the ettA gene encoding energy-dependent translational throttle protein EttA: MAQQYIFQMENLTRIYDEKAVLENIWLSFYPGAKIGVLGSNGSGKSTLLRIMAGKDKDFMGTAEPAKGVKIGYFEQEPQLDPQKTVGECIEDGVEESRAILDRYNEINMKFGEEMTPEEMEALIEEQAAVQDKIDVGNLWELDRQLEIAADALRLPPAEAIVEHLSGGEKRRVALCQLLLKNPDMILIDEPTNHLDAESVSWLEQFLDKFPGTVVAVTHDRYFLDNVAGWILELDRGHGYPYEGNYTSWLEQKMKRLEVEEKRESRRQKELKRELEWSKMSPKARATKNKARLQRLDDLQSQQYDEREGAADIQIPISRPLGDLVVKFTGVSKSFGDRTLFKDLEFNLPRGGIVGVIGPNGAGKTTLFKLIMGTEKPDTGEIKIGETVDLAYVDQSRDALDGKKTVYEEISGGHDTLEIGGSKIHARAYCGRFNFKGSDQQKFVGDLSGGERNRVHLGKLLRSGGNLMLLDEPTNDLDVETLRSLEEGLNNFSGCAMVTSHDRWFLDRIATHILAFEGDGNVVWFEGNYKMYDIQRRERLGDISDRPSRSQFKPITR; encoded by the coding sequence ATGGCTCAACAATACATTTTTCAAATGGAAAACCTGACCCGCATCTACGATGAGAAAGCGGTTCTGGAAAATATCTGGCTGTCATTCTATCCGGGTGCAAAAATTGGAGTCCTCGGCAGCAACGGATCCGGAAAAAGTACCCTGCTCCGAATTATGGCTGGGAAGGATAAGGATTTCATGGGCACGGCTGAGCCTGCCAAGGGTGTCAAAATCGGTTACTTCGAGCAGGAACCCCAGCTCGATCCCCAGAAAACCGTGGGAGAATGCATCGAAGATGGTGTCGAGGAATCTCGCGCGATTCTCGATCGCTATAACGAAATCAATATGAAATTTGGTGAGGAGATGACTCCCGAAGAAATGGAAGCCCTCATCGAAGAGCAGGCTGCCGTTCAGGATAAGATTGATGTCGGCAACCTGTGGGAACTCGATCGTCAACTCGAAATCGCGGCTGATGCATTGCGTCTGCCACCTGCTGAGGCAATCGTTGAACATCTCTCTGGGGGTGAAAAGCGTCGGGTCGCCTTGTGTCAACTCCTGTTGAAAAACCCGGATATGATCCTCATCGACGAACCAACCAACCATCTGGATGCCGAATCGGTTTCCTGGCTGGAGCAGTTCCTCGACAAATTCCCGGGCACCGTCGTTGCGGTGACCCATGACCGGTATTTCCTGGACAATGTCGCTGGCTGGATTCTCGAACTGGATCGCGGACACGGATATCCCTACGAAGGGAATTATACATCGTGGCTTGAGCAGAAAATGAAGCGACTGGAAGTTGAAGAGAAACGGGAATCGCGACGGCAGAAAGAATTGAAGCGGGAACTGGAATGGTCGAAAATGTCTCCCAAGGCTCGGGCGACTAAAAACAAAGCTCGTTTGCAACGACTGGATGACCTGCAAAGTCAGCAATATGACGAACGTGAAGGCGCAGCCGACATTCAGATTCCGATTTCCCGTCCGCTGGGAGATCTTGTTGTGAAATTCACGGGAGTTTCGAAATCGTTTGGCGATCGGACCCTCTTCAAAGATCTCGAGTTCAACCTGCCTCGTGGAGGAATTGTCGGCGTCATCGGTCCGAATGGAGCCGGTAAAACGACTCTGTTCAAACTGATCATGGGCACAGAAAAACCAGATACCGGCGAAATTAAAATCGGCGAAACGGTCGACCTGGCTTATGTTGACCAGAGCCGCGATGCACTCGATGGCAAGAAAACGGTTTACGAGGAAATCAGTGGTGGACACGATACCCTTGAAATCGGCGGCTCAAAAATCCACGCACGTGCCTATTGCGGACGTTTCAACTTCAAGGGTTCCGATCAGCAGAAATTTGTCGGCGATCTCTCTGGGGGAGAACGAAACCGCGTTCATCTTGGTAAATTGCTGCGATCTGGTGGAAATTTAATGCTGCTGGATGAACCGACGAACGATCTGGATGTCGAAACATTGCGGTCCCTTGAAGAAGGATTGAACAACTTCAGCGGCTGTGCAATGGTGACAAGCCATGATCGCTGGTTCCTGGATCGAATTGCCACACACATCCTGGCCTTTGAAGGCGATGGAAATGTTGTGTGGTTTGAAGGGAATTACAAGATGTATGACATCCAGCGAAGAGAACGACTCGGGGATATTTCGGATCGTCCTTCTCGCTCGCAGTTTAAGCCGATTACAAGATAA
- the thrC gene encoding threonine synthase: MPENTETYSLSEVRTNGTNGDLLDIRYDWDKIPVPSSLKEFEKRWSTRNNPLDYSGVWRFRELFPFAPENQIVTIGEGQTVLQQNDGVAKYAGINSGGLYLQYEGMNPSGSFKDNGMTAASTHARMVGAKFTACASTGNTSASLAIYGGITGLFQVLVFVGSGKIAYGKLSQALDYGAVTLQIDGDFDDALKQVRRVCDQAGIYLCNSVNPFRLEGQKSIMYRVLEGLGWEVPDWIVVPGGNLGNSSAFGKAFMELKELGLIDRIPRLAVINAAGASTLTRMYNDEGLRWNDGKPDQNLIAEYFRRMDEQDGRAGTLASAIEINRPVNLTKCLRALSVCDGVVRDVSDEEILDGKAQVGRHGFGCEPASGASVAGAKLLREQGIIAPSDRVVCILTGHQLKDPTVTVAYHSGDREALAKHGAVEPHFGNAPIRVDNDFDKIMEVIEQYSGE; the protein is encoded by the coding sequence TTGCCCGAGAACACCGAAACATATTCGTTGAGTGAAGTCCGTACGAACGGAACCAACGGCGACCTGCTCGACATCCGTTATGACTGGGACAAAATTCCTGTTCCCTCGAGCCTGAAGGAATTCGAAAAACGCTGGTCAACCCGTAACAATCCCCTCGATTACTCGGGTGTCTGGCGGTTCCGGGAACTGTTCCCTTTCGCTCCAGAGAATCAAATCGTCACGATTGGTGAAGGTCAAACCGTTCTGCAGCAGAATGATGGTGTCGCCAAATATGCGGGAATCAATTCGGGTGGACTTTATCTGCAATACGAAGGAATGAATCCCTCCGGCAGTTTCAAAGACAACGGCATGACTGCCGCCTCGACTCATGCCCGCATGGTCGGTGCCAAGTTTACCGCCTGTGCTTCAACCGGTAATACGAGTGCATCTCTGGCCATTTATGGAGGTATCACGGGACTGTTTCAGGTACTGGTATTTGTCGGCTCGGGAAAGATCGCTTACGGAAAACTTTCACAGGCCCTCGATTACGGAGCCGTCACTTTGCAAATTGATGGCGACTTTGACGATGCCCTCAAACAGGTGCGACGCGTTTGCGATCAAGCTGGCATTTATCTTTGCAACAGCGTAAATCCCTTCCGACTCGAAGGTCAGAAATCGATCATGTATCGCGTACTTGAAGGACTCGGCTGGGAAGTTCCCGACTGGATTGTCGTTCCCGGCGGAAACCTGGGCAACTCGAGCGCGTTCGGCAAAGCGTTCATGGAACTCAAAGAACTCGGTCTGATTGACCGCATACCAAGATTGGCCGTCATCAATGCAGCCGGTGCTTCCACACTCACCCGGATGTATAACGATGAAGGTCTGCGCTGGAATGACGGTAAGCCTGATCAGAATCTGATCGCCGAATATTTCCGACGCATGGATGAACAGGACGGCCGAGCCGGTACGCTGGCTTCGGCGATTGAAATCAATCGACCGGTGAATTTGACGAAATGTTTAAGAGCACTTTCCGTTTGTGATGGTGTCGTTCGCGATGTGTCCGACGAAGAGATTCTCGATGGCAAAGCCCAGGTTGGTCGGCACGGTTTCGGCTGTGAACCAGCCAGTGGTGCCAGTGTTGCCGGGGCCAAATTGCTGCGGGAACAGGGTATCATTGCGCCGAGCGATCGGGTTGTCTGTATTTTGACGGGCCATCAATTAAAGGATCCGACCGTAACTGTCGCTTATCATTCCGGCGATCGTGAAGCTCTCGCCAAGCATGGTGCAGTTGAACCTCACTTTGGGAATGCCCCCATTCGTGTCGACAACGATTTCGACAAAATCATGGAAGTCATCGAGCAATATTCGGGGGAATAG